The following DNA comes from Pseudorasbora parva isolate DD20220531a chromosome 8, ASM2467924v1, whole genome shotgun sequence.
agtggtctcttaatttttcttccagagctatatatatatcctacacagctctggaaaaaaaattaacagaccgcttaaaattaaaaaaataacacacaaacatacacacacacacacacacacacacacacacacacacacacacacacacacacacacacgaatacAAGATGTATGGCTTGATTGGAGGATGGCGACTGTCCATCACACAAAGGCCAATAGGCTCTGACGGTTCCACACAACACCTGCTTGCGCGTGCGCGAAGTGGGTCTGTTTCGTCATCGTCAGCCTCGCAGGTTCTGACCTGGACCGATTCGACTGAATTTGGGCATAACAGCTCAGACGGTAAGCAAAGTTTTTGAAGTCACATTTTATAACTAGAAAATTCCTAAATAAATGTTGAGTGTGCCTGACTCTGGTCCATATACGTATTGTGTTAATTAATTATGTGTTTATATGGGCAGACTAACGTAGTTTAACCGCGAACCGGAGTTAGTGCTAGCTAACCGTCAAACGCCGTtcttatctgtgtgtgtgtagacgtATGGGCAGACTAGTTTAACCGCGAACCGCCGTTAAGTGTAACGTTACGGGCAGACTAGTTTAACCGCGAACTGCCGTTAGTCCGTCGTTCCACCGGCGTGTATGTGTGTACGCTCCATGaagctaacgttatacatattagatcagtttgaatgtttttgtcttgtacTACCGTTACCCAATCAGGGAGAGGCATAACAATATCTATACATCTTTAGCACGtcacattcttcttcttttttccagaGATTTGGACCTGAAAGTCTCCTTTAATGTTAAGTTGTCCCCATACCTAACCCAACCATCTATTTGAATCTGAAAGTAACTAAcccttaacttttttttgttacatttttgtaaaatttaAATACAGGTTTATGTGGaagactttttatatataaaatgtatataataatttctgatcaaattattgcatttatgtttgaatgattcgtttttgacttgaaacagttgcatattaaacttaaatttagctTATCCTTCCTATTTTGTTGGTTTTGGGGGGCGTGTTAGAGTGGGATTCTGTAGGTGGTCCTCAGAAAAAAATTGGAAGATAAAGTGGTCCTTGGgctgaaaaagtttgagaaacactgtgttaaattgatagtaaaggagtaGGGCTGTCGCGGTAACCGCAATGTTGTAAAACCGCGCTATTGACAAGCCAACCGCAGAGGAAGGAAAGCAACCGCAGAAACCGTGGCAACCGCagtgttcagtgtttttttttttttttttttttttttttttttgtggcctTGTTTTACAATTCATCATGTACATttgatgttaaataaattaataatgatACAAGAGTGTTAGCTACTACTGTCATTTTCCCGCGAACTGTTTGTATCCGGTGTTTCGTTTATTTTGAATAGGCCTACTGAAACGATGGCAGACGCTCTCGTCCCAAAACCTAACTCCACGTCGCTAGTTTGGGAACATTTCGGCTTTCAACCCAATGAAAAAGGCGAGCCAGCGAATTTAGATGAGCCGATATGCAAAATTTGCAGCAAAAAGGTTCCTGTGACACGCGGCAATACATCTAATTTGAGGCGTCATCTCGCCAACTGTCATCCAGCCGTTGAAGCGCAGCTGCCCCCTCAAGCATCAGGTCGCGGCGCAACTTCAAAAAGAACAGCTGAGGCCGGTACCAGCCGACAGTTAGGAGTAGCTGAAGCCTTTGCAAAATCTGTAAAATACAGCCGTGAAAGTAACAGGCATAGATGCCTTACAGCCGCTGTTACGCAATATCTAGTTCAGGAGATGGTTCCGTTCAACACGGTGGAGAAACCAGCATTCAAATCAATGCTTCAACAATTTGACAAGCAATACGAGTTGCCGGGCAAAACATACTTTTCAGAAACTGCTGTGCCGAAAATGTACAGCACGGTAAAGACATCGATCAAAAGCGAGCTTATGAATGTCGACTACTTTTCTGCCACAACCGATATGTGGTCAAGTGTCAATATGACTCCTTATATGAGTCTAACGGTTCATTATCTCAGCAAGGAATGGACTCTGAAATCACGCTGCCTCGAAACGGTGTTTATGCCCGAAAACCACACATCCGACAATATTTCCGATACTCTTCGGCACGCATTTGAAGAGTGGTCCCTGGATGAGAAGAAGCTGGCCTGTATCACTACAGACAACGGGGCCAACATCGTTGCAGCAGTCAAAAAGTTGAACTGGCCATGGCTGAACTGCTTTGGTCACAATTTACATTTGGCAGTTACAAATGCAATGGCAAGCGTCAAGGACCGCACAGCCCGAGCAATGGGCCTGTGTCACACATTGGTCAGTACATTTTCTCAGAGCTGGTTGAAGAGAAGAGATCTAGCGAAAGCTCAAGCGGAACTTCAAATTCCTCAGCATGGCCTCATACTGGTAAGTTATAAAATGTAATCTAAATGCTTACTGATTGATTATGTCAGgcaaaaaatacaaatgtaattaggctatatgaattaaattataaaaaataaacaatatctATAGCCTACTGTCAAATAGGCTACTTCTGTTGctggattaattttttttttttttttcgtttaaaataaatgttttacaaaataaaaaaacgaaaattacattaaaaggtCAGATATAGTCTATATAAATTAGGCTAATTGCAGCTCAAATTTAACGTCCATATCAGTCTGTGCACATTTAAAGAACATGCATTCTTTTGCAGTCAggataatttaaatgtattttttgtttagtaaaatatatatattgaaacgaataaatagcctaatttaaaatgtagccATATAATTTATTTTGGTAAGCTAATTATAGGCTAGTAGATCGTTGCCATTGGCTAATTTCTAGGCTATTCAACGTTCCTTTCTATTCAACTTTGTTCAGGACTGCGCTACGAGATGGGGCACCAAACAGAAAATGGTGGAAAGAGTTTTGGAGCAAATCCCGGCTATCAGAAGAGTTCTGGATGACCGGAGACACCACCATCTAAATCCAAGCTGGCAGGACATCGCTGTCCTTGAGTCCGTGAATGCAGCTCTTAAACCCGCGGCTGAGTTTACGGATCTGCTGTCTGGCGAAAGCTACGTTACAGTGTCTTCTGTCAAACCCGTCCTGAAACTCCTGACAGAAGATGTGCTTAAACCATCAAGCGAGGATACGACCTTAACATCGGACATAAAGCACAAAATGTGTAGTGTTCTACAGGGGAAGTATGAACCAGCTGCCTTAAAAAAACTTTTGGCAAAGGCCAGTTTTTTAGATCCTCGATATAGGGACGATTATATCAATGACACGGAGACAAAATCCGCTATCATCGAAGAGATGGTGGAGGACGAAGAGACCTCTGCAAGTGCGTCAGTGGTTGGAGACGAAGGGCAAGTGGAGGTGCCACCTGCAGCAAAGAAAAAGACTCTTGGAGACTTACTGAAGTCACGGACAACCTCCGCGTCAGCGCCCATACCAAAGAGAGCGCGAGCAGATAACGAGCTCAGCCGCTATCTGCATGAGGAGTGCATCGACGCCAACGCAAATCCACTGTCCTGGTGGCGCGATAATCAGTATAGATTCCCGCTACTGTCCAAAGTCGCGCGCAAATATATGTGTATTTGTGCAACGAGCACACCGTCAGAAAGAGTTTTCAGTGCCGCGGGGAATATCGTTACCCCCATGCGATCCTCCCTGAAACCGCATAAAGTCAATATGTTAGTTTTCTTAGCGCGAAACAAAGACATGATCCAGGTCTAAATCACTTTCGTTTACGCTTGAGTAATATTTTCGTTTGTTCTCTGTATTTTCACATGGTTTTGTTTTCACACGTTGTTTTAATTCTTTCGTTTTTCAAAATGGAACATGCATTTTCTTCTTTTCATGTGATACGTTAAAATTATttgatttcttttattttttttaaatggaaaaagGCATGTTCTTGTTGCTGTTTTGcatttaacaataaaaaaactgttttaaaacgTGTCTCTTTGTCAGTTAAAAAGCAACAATTTATGCTACATAATAACTCAACAACAGAGCTTTTTATGCAATAAAATCAGGATAAATTAGgtttctaaaaaaataataaataaataaataaacggcGGTAAAACCGCATACCGCGCTATTGAGCCACCCATAATAACCGCGAGGTAAATTTCCTAACCGGGACAGCCctataaaggagatttatattatttgaaaatatgtttttattttgaataaatgcagttcttttaaaccttttattcatcaaatatattaagcatcagaactgtttccaacgctcataataaatcagaatattagaatgatttctgaaggatcatgtgacggtgaaggaatgatactgaaaattcagcttttcacagaaataaattgtaatttaacatataataaattgaaaaccaaatatttaatttgtaataagatcactattacattttttttctttatttttgatcaaataaatgcaggcttgatgagcagaagaaacttctttaaaaaacattacacatagtaatgtgtccaaacttttatatatatataaaaaaatactccattCTGGGCTCTAGACTAACTTCTCTACCTGCAGCAAGGGTTACTACCAACTGCCTTTTGTTGCTCGCTCAAGCACATGATTATCAATGACTTTGCATGTTGATAAATACTAATTTATATACTTTGATCATTGGCAATGCCACAAAAGTTGatatttgctaaatattttaatttgagagAGTAGTGTTTGCTAATActgatctgttttttttgtttttctcatcAGATGCGGTCTTGAGCTTAAAGCCAATGAAAGTAGACGAATACATGGCCAAAGACTTGAAATATGCACCTGAGAGGACTGGTGGCGGTAGCAGAAAGAAGTAACAAGAAAGGAAGACTTAACCAGCTGTGTTTAATGTTGCCCAATGTTTGGgccgttttttttaaaggttaaaaaaagctagttcacccaaaaatgaaaattctgtcatttactcctcaccctaatgtcgttccagacccgtaagacctccatcttcagaacacagtttaagatattttatatttactccgagctttctgtccctccattgaaaatgtatgtacggtatactgtccatgtccagaaggaccagaaagataataacatcatcaaagtagtccatatgtgacatcagtgggttggaTAGAATTTTTGCAATGAAagcaatgaaaatacattttggtccaaaaataacaacaacataaaaagtgacagtataccgtacatacattttcaatgaagggacagaaagctcttggactaaatataaaataccttaaactgtgttccgaagatgaacgaaggtcttacgggtgtggagcgacaaggcgagtcatttaaagggttagttcacccaaaaatgaaattgatgtcattaactcctccccctaatgttgttccacacccgtaagacctccgttcatcttcacacacagtttaagatattttatattttagtcccagagcataatgcagtatgcacactatactgtccatgtctagaaagggaataaaaacatcatcaaagtagtccataggagacatcagtgggttaattagagtctcttgaagcatccaaaatacattttggtccaaaaataacaaaaactacgattttattcagcattggcttctcttctgcgtttgttttcaaacctcaaataaagattcaaacagccatgaatcaatgattcggatcgccacaatgctctgggactaaaatataaaatatcttaaactgagtTCTGAAgaggaatggaggtcttacgggtctggaatgacattggggtgagtcattaatgacctcaatttcacttttgggtgaactaaccctttaatgacagaatttttgggtaaagTAAAAGTTTGACATGTGTACAATTGATGTGAAAGGTTGGCACAATTGCAGCTATGTAATAAAGCATGTCTCCTACGTCAGCGAAATGTCTTTATTAATCTTCTTCCTGGTCTTCCTTTGACCAATTGGCTTCTTCCAAGCTGACTGTGCGTGTTTGCAAACTTAGTGTTTATGTATCCATTTCAAGGTGTTTGGTGCTACTGTTGAACACATCAATacttcagtgaaaacagttTAACAAAAACTATGTTGAAAAGCAGGACTTTATAGTGACGTTGAAATTTCAACGTTGATTGaatttgcaaaatctaaacttaaatcaatgttggcaaattcacctatgttgagaaacatgacgttggaatgacgttgccatttcaacgttgattagatttgcaaaatctaaactaaaatcaatattgtttcaatgttggcaaattcacctatgttgagaaacatgacgttggaatgacgttgccatttcaacgttgattagatttgcaaaatctaaactaaaatcaatattgtttcaatgttggcaaattcacctatgttgagaaacatgacgttggaatgacgttgccatttcaacgttgattagatttgcaaaatctaaactaaaatcaatattgtttcaatgttggcaaattcacctatgttgagaaacGTGACATTGGAAAgacgttgccatttcaacgttgattagatttgcaaaatctaaacaaaATTCAACGGTTATCCAACACTGGCACCTGACGTTGATTCAACAGTGGCTCAATGTTAAAATGCCAGCTGggtggtgtctataaaagcttttcttttactaacaaggaagttttcagctctgtatcttacaggatatttttatattaccatgaccttttatatatcaatggctcaagggaaagctgaTTCCTCAATTTATTACCCCTTTAATATCGTTGCGCTTTGATGTAAttcggatgcattttaaagatctagcctacacttttattactaaaatgctggaaagtatttacaagaataataTTTTCTTATGAAATGAATTAACACTATATATCTTAAATTAGCAGCATCATGTTTACCTCATGTAATATGTATTACTTATTTCTGCTCATTTTCaaatttttaaaatgacatcataTATTTCACTTTACTTAGTAACGTAAGCGGTTTGAAtgcttttattaaatacatctAGTTTTTACAGCATATGCCTATTATGCCCTAGTAGTCACTGGTCAGTAGAAAAGTAAAAATGGTAGCACTTTACTTAAAGTGAGAATAAGATTGAAACTTTAATATCATGAATATGTGTGTTATTAAATGTTTGgtataaatgtatttagttATTTAGAATAGTTATTAAAATGCTATCTGGGGCTAGGCTATCTATCATGTAGTTTATAACTCTTGGTTTAGTAACTCTCATATGGAATTCATTTTCTACTCAAAATGACCCATTTACTCAAAAACTATGCACTGATTGTTACCATTATTAAGTTTTTGAGTAATTGGGTCAATTGAGTGCCACTCACTGTTGTGTACCAAGGATTGAGGTATCTGTATTCGGTTGGGACTTCAGATAGAAATTTACTGTGTTGTTTACTAAATTTTTCAAAAGTTAACCATACACTTTAAAAGCATGGCCTATTTCAGTGCTACACTGTTTGAGTAGAATTTACAAACAATGAGTGAGTAGTATTTCAAAGTAAACTTTAAAAGAGTAAGTATAAATTACTCCACAAACTCTAACTGGCCAATTTAAATGTACCTACCAGTATTCTCTTTGTTAATTTTACTTAACTTAGTTAATTCCATACATGTGAAATATACTTTAGAATATGAGTGTACATTTCACTTCCTGTTCTTTTCAGTGAAGAGCTAGACCTTGAACACTGGTACACTTGCACACAAACAGGAAATCAAGACACGCAAATACATTTGAACATTTGACCGCTCTTAATTATTACTATAATTCTTTATATGACATATTTGATCTTTGCCCAGGACAACCTGAATGTTATTTCCTGATCTTATGCGTATAAATATGACCCATCTTCCTTCAATAAATATGAGAATATTATAGTTTTGCAGAGGCTCTGTGTCTGCTTGGGGTTTTCAACTGATGACTGATCGCATTGAGGATTCAGACCTGAAAATTTATCTAACACTTGCCATACACACTTGACATTAAGTAAATTATAAAAGCACAGCTGTTTCTGGAACTTTACAAAATCTTCCTCAGAGATTCTAAAGGCAACAATTTGAAAAACAAAGGTGAGTTTTTGGAACCCTCTGAATACATTTTCTACCTAAAGTATTTGTGTGCTTTGTCTTTTTAATGCATTGAGAATAGCAGTGAGTGCATGCAGACATTTAACATTTCCAGCTTATTCATTTCAGGTTCATCATGGCAGTGCTGAGAAGTTTTCTGCTTCTTTTCATTATCTTCTCCATGGGGAATGCAGCAGGTAACCAacatatttatttgtaaaaactCTTGCTATCTACAAACATTTAGGAAATATATTATTTGCATGATTAACAAGGGATTTACAGTGTCTAAAGTACACATATTTTCAGCACATAATCACACGAACATAAAATAAGCTACACAAAAAGCATTATTTGCTGTGAATATTACAAGAACCTTAACATTTATGTACTGGGTGCAGTTGATTTTTCCAGAAGATGCCCTGCTGGCTGGACAAATTTTGGACTCCGATGCTACAAGTACATCTCTCAATCAGCTAACTGGATCACAGCACAGGTAATGCGTTACAACAAGGTGATTTTGTCACTTTATATCAGGTGTCTTTAACTACACAGATAGTTTTAAGTGTGGGTTCAGTTGTAAGGAAAGGTCAATGGTGTAATCATCGATCTAattacagaaatgaattacagttataagtgcattgtatcaaactattaatttaaatgttagtacatattAAAGACATTTTATATAAAGTGAGAATGGTGATATTTCTATTTTTCTGCAATAACACTTTCTTTTCTGACACAGAAAACTGATCATGAGAAAAGGGTCAATCAGAGCAGACTTTGTTTGCAAATGACTTAAAAGTAGGGATGTCcagatcaggtttttttgccctcgagtctgagtccgagtcatttgattttgagtatctgccgataccgaaTCCCAATCCGATac
Coding sequences within:
- the LOC137085215 gene encoding E3 SUMO-protein ligase ZBED1-like, with protein sequence MADALVPKPNSTSLVWEHFGFQPNEKGEPANLDEPICKICSKKVPVTRGNTSNLRRHLANCHPAVEAQLPPQASGRGATSKRTAEAGTSRQLGVAEAFAKSVKYSRESNRHRCLTAAVTQYLVQEMVPFNTVEKPAFKSMLQQFDKQYELPGKTYFSETAVPKMYSTVKTSIKSELMNVDYFSATTDMWSSVNMTPYMSLTVHYLSKEWTLKSRCLETVFMPENHTSDNISDTLRHAFEEWSLDEKKLACITTDNGANIVAAVKKLNWPWLNCFGHNLHLAVTNAMASVKDRTARAMGLCHTLVSTFSQSWLKRRDLAKAQAELQIPQHGLILDCATRWGTKQKMVERVLEQIPAIRRVLDDRRHHHLNPSWQDIAVLESVNAALKPAAEFTDLLSGESYVTVSSVKPVLKLLTEDVLKPSSEDTTLTSDIKHKMCSVLQGKYEPAALKKLLAKASFLDPRYRDDYINDTETKSAIIEEMVEDEETSASASVVGDEGQVEVPPAAKKKTLGDLLKSRTTSASAPIPKRARADNELSRYLHEECIDANANPLSWWRDNQYRFPLLSKVARKYMCICATSTPSERVFSAAGNIVTPMRSSLKPHKVNMLVFLARNKDMIQV